In Sulfuritortus calidifontis, the sequence CACCGGCCAGATCATGGAACACTATCCGCGCAGCGCCTACAGCGCGCCGGCGGCCTGGCTCGTGGGTCGCCTCAACTACGAGGCCGGTGATCTGAAGAGCGCCAGGGCGCAATTCCAGTTCGCCCTGGACCACGCCCGGGACAAGCCGCTGGAGCAGCTCGCGCGCCTGCGCCTGGCCGCCATCCTGCTCGACGAGAAGGACTACGAAGGGGCCCTGGCTCAGCTCAGCCACGAGCCGGAGGCCGCTTTCGCCGGCCTCTATGCCCTGCTCAAGGGCGATGTCCTGGCGGCCCAGGGCAAGTCGACCGAGGCCAAGGCGGCCTACAAGCTCGCGGTCGAGAAGCTGAACGAGAAAAGCCAGTTGAAGCAGCTGGCCGAGATCAAACTCGAAGGCCTGGGGGGTTGAGATGCGCATGAATCCGATCGTGATCGCCGCACTGACCGCCAGCCTGCTGAGCGGCTGCGGCACCATGGACAAGATGGGTGGCTGGGTCGGCGGCTGGTTCGGCGGCGGCGTGGCCAAGGTCAAGCCGGCGGAACTGGTCGAGTTCAAGCAGACCGTCAGCCTCAGCCGTGCCTGGGACGTCAGCGTCGGTAGCGGGGCGCCCTTCAGCTTCGTCCCGGGCAGCGACGGTCAGGCGGTCTATGCCGCGGGCAAGGACGGCCGCCTGGTCAAGATCGATATCGCCTCCGGCCGCGAGTTGGCCCGGGCCGACATCGGCCGGCCGATCTCCGCCGGCGTCGGCGTGGGCGACGGCCTGGTCCTGGTCGGCACCCTCAAGGGCGAGGTGCTGGCCTTCCGCAGCGGCGACCTGAAGCCGGCCTGGAGCGCCACCCTGGCCGGCGAGATCCTGAGTGCCCCCGTGGTCGGTTATGGCGTGGCCGTCATCCGCTCCAACAACGGCAGCATCTATCTGCTCGAATCGGCCGACGGCAAGCTGCGCTGGGCGCAAAGCCGCAGCCTGCCGGCGCTGACCCTGCGCGAGGCGGGCAGCCTGGTCATGGACCGGCGGGCGATCTACGCCGGCCATGCCGGCGGCAAGCTCTCCGCCCTGTCCTTGGCCAACGGCGCGCCCTTGTGGGAAGTGAGCGTCGCCCTGCCGCGCGGCGCCACCGAACTGGAGCGTATCGCCGATATCACCGGCAACCTGGCGGCCGACGAACGCATGGTCTGCGCCGCCGCCTACCAGGGCCGGGTCGCCTGCTTCGACGCGCGCGAGGGTCAGCCGGTCTGGGGCCGCGAGCTGTCCAGCCTGAGCGGCGTCGACATGGATGCCCGCCAGCTCTATGTGACCGACGACCACGCCGCCGTCTATGCCTATGACCGCGAGCGTGGGGTCAACCTGTGGAAACAGGACAAGCTGCGCGACCGCCGCACCTCGACCCCCTTGGTCCTGGACCGCTGGGTCGCGGTCGGCGACTACCAGGGCTATGTCCACCTGCTCAACCGCGAGGATGGCGCCTTCGCCGCCCGGATCGGCACCGACGGTGGCGCCATCCGCGGCCCCATGCTGGCGCTCGACCGCGGCTTCATCGTGCAGACCGCCAACGGCGGCGTGTACGCCTTCAGAATCCAGGAATCGGGGATCAGGAATCCGTGAAGCGAAGCTTCCCCCCTGATCCCTGATGCCTGATGCCTGATGCCTGATGCCTGATGCCTGATCCCTGATCCCTGATGCCTGACGCATGAAACCCACCCTCGTCCTGGTCGGCCGCCCCAATGTCGGCAAGTCCACCCTGTTCAATCGGCTGACCAAAAGCCGGGCCGCGCTGGTGCACGATCTGCCGGGCTTGACCCGCGACCGTCACTACGGCCATGGCCGGGTCGGCGACAAGCCCTTCCTGGTGGTCGATACCGGCGGTTTCGAACCGGTGGCCGACACCGGCATCCTGGCCGAGATGGCCAAGCAGACCCTGCAGGCGGTGGATGAGGGCGACGTCATTATCTTTCTGGTCGACGGCCGCACCGGCCTGGCGCCACAGGACAAGATCATCGCCGAACGCCTGCGCCGCACCGGCCGGCCGCTGTTCCTGGCGGTGAACAAGGCCGAGGGCATGGCGCGCGACTCGGTGGTGGCCGAGTTCCACGAGCTGGGCCTGGGCGAGCCGGTGGCCATCTCCGGCGCCCACGGCGAAGGCGTGCGCGAGCTGATCGAACTGGCCCTGGCGCCGTTCCCGGCCGAGCCGGAAGAGGCGGCCGAGGACCACCCCAAGATCGCCATCGTCGGCCGGCCCAACGTCGGCAAGTCCACCCTGGTCAACACCCTGGTCGGCGAGGAGCGGGTGATCGCCTTCGATGAGCCGGGCACCACGCGCGACTCCATCTTCGTCGATTTCGAACGTAATGGCCGCAAGTACACCCTGATCGACACCGCCGGGGTACGGCGCAAGGGCCGGGTCACCGAGGCGGTCGAGAAGTTCTCCGTGATCAAGACCCTGCAGGCGATCGAGGACGCCAACGTCGCCGTGCTGGTGCTCGACGCCCAGCAGGACGTGGCCGACCAGGATGCCCATATCGCCGGCTTCATCCAGGAGGCCGGCCGCGCCCTGGTGGTGGCGGTGAACAAATGGGATGCGGTGGACAGTTACCGGCGCGAGCAGGTCAAGCGCGAGATCGCCTTGAAGCTGGGCTTTCTCGATTACGCCAAGTTCCACTTCATTTCCGCCCTGCACGGCAGCGGCGTGGGCGATCTGCTCAAATCGGTGAACGAGGCCTATGCCGCCGCCATGGCCAAGCTGCCCACGCCCAAGCTGACCCGGGTGCTGCAAGAGGCGGTGGCCAAACACGCCCCGGCCAAGACCGGCCTGTTCCGGCCCAAGCCGCGTTATGCCCACCAGGGCGGCAGCAACCCGCCCATCATCGTGATCCACGGCAACGCCCTGGAACACATGGCCGACAGCTATCGCCGCTATCTGGAAAACACCTTCCGCGAGGCCTTCAAGTTGCAGGGCACGCCGCTCAGGGTGGAATTCAAGGCCAACGTGAACCCCTACGAGGGCAAGAAACCCAAGCCCTTGACCGAGAAAGAGGCCAAGCGCGCCCATCGTCAGCGCATCCGCCGACGCAAGATTTTCAGCAAATAAGCCCGCTCAATAGGGGCGGAGACGGTAGCCGAGCGCCTGCGCAACGCCTTGCCTGAATGAAGCCCATTTCCCGTGACCGGAACTTGACGGGATGCGCCGCCCTGTCGGTTAATCCATTTACAGAGAATGGGATGCCCGAAGGGGCCTAACCGAGAGAGTTCATGCCGCTACAAAAGCCCAAGCAGGGAGCCGCCACCGCCGATTGTAAGGCGGCGTTGGACGAGGCGAACCGCCATCTCGAACGCCTGAAATT encodes:
- the bamB gene encoding outer membrane protein assembly factor BamB, producing the protein MNPIVIAALTASLLSGCGTMDKMGGWVGGWFGGGVAKVKPAELVEFKQTVSLSRAWDVSVGSGAPFSFVPGSDGQAVYAAGKDGRLVKIDIASGRELARADIGRPISAGVGVGDGLVLVGTLKGEVLAFRSGDLKPAWSATLAGEILSAPVVGYGVAVIRSNNGSIYLLESADGKLRWAQSRSLPALTLREAGSLVMDRRAIYAGHAGGKLSALSLANGAPLWEVSVALPRGATELERIADITGNLAADERMVCAAAYQGRVACFDAREGQPVWGRELSSLSGVDMDARQLYVTDDHAAVYAYDRERGVNLWKQDKLRDRRTSTPLVLDRWVAVGDYQGYVHLLNREDGAFAARIGTDGGAIRGPMLALDRGFIVQTANGGVYAFRIQESGIRNP
- the der gene encoding ribosome biogenesis GTPase Der; this encodes MKPTLVLVGRPNVGKSTLFNRLTKSRAALVHDLPGLTRDRHYGHGRVGDKPFLVVDTGGFEPVADTGILAEMAKQTLQAVDEGDVIIFLVDGRTGLAPQDKIIAERLRRTGRPLFLAVNKAEGMARDSVVAEFHELGLGEPVAISGAHGEGVRELIELALAPFPAEPEEAAEDHPKIAIVGRPNVGKSTLVNTLVGEERVIAFDEPGTTRDSIFVDFERNGRKYTLIDTAGVRRKGRVTEAVEKFSVIKTLQAIEDANVAVLVLDAQQDVADQDAHIAGFIQEAGRALVVAVNKWDAVDSYRREQVKREIALKLGFLDYAKFHFISALHGSGVGDLLKSVNEAYAAAMAKLPTPKLTRVLQEAVAKHAPAKTGLFRPKPRYAHQGGSNPPIIVIHGNALEHMADSYRRYLENTFREAFKLQGTPLRVEFKANVNPYEGKKPKPLTEKEAKRAHRQRIRRRKIFSK
- a CDS encoding YfgM family protein, with translation MALDLEEQEQLDEFKAWWRQNGKWVIAAVAAFLIVVGGVRGWQYWTAKQAGEASRLFEQAMQAVALNDAKAIKEITGQIMEHYPRSAYSAPAAWLVGRLNYEAGDLKSARAQFQFALDHARDKPLEQLARLRLAAILLDEKDYEGALAQLSHEPEAAFAGLYALLKGDVLAAQGKSTEAKAAYKLAVEKLNEKSQLKQLAEIKLEGLGG